From a region of the Zingiber officinale cultivar Zhangliang chromosome 4B, Zo_v1.1, whole genome shotgun sequence genome:
- the LOC121977396 gene encoding auxin-responsive protein SAUR68-like — translation MLNPMRLIKMVRKWQKLAALGRRRIKSERPENRDGEAGPPWSATVASKGHVFVYTADGKRFMVPLKYLSSGVFRELLQRSEEEFGLPADGPITLPCGAACMESVISFLHGRGNSNAERVVLDTISCGGGVGRCTEAAAGKGGVSRHLILYGF, via the coding sequence ATGCTGAACCCCATGAGGCTTATCAAGATGGTGAGGAAGTGGCAGAAGTTGGCCGCCCTCGGCCGGAGAAGGATCAAGTCGGAGAGGCCCGAAAACAGAGACGGTGAAGCAGGGCCGCCGTGGTCTGCGACGGTGGCCAGCAAGGGGCACGTGTTCGTGTACACCGCCGACGGGAAGCGCTTTATGGTGCCGTTGAAGTACCTGAGCAGCGGCGTCTTTCGGGAGCTACTGCAGCGGTCGGAGGAAGAGTTCGGCCTGCCGGCCGACGGCCCCATCACGCTGCCCTGTGGGGCCGCATGCATGGAGTCCGTCATCAGCTTCCTCCACGGCCGGGGCAACAGCAACGCGGAGAGGGTCGTGCTTGATACAATCAGCTGTGGCGGCGGTGTTGGACGATGCACGGAGGCGGCCGCTGGGAAAGGAGGAGTCAGCCGGCATCTGATCCTCTATGGTTTTTGA